A DNA window from uncultured Methanoregula sp. contains the following coding sequences:
- a CDS encoding mechanosensitive ion channel domain-containing protein, with translation MDHGIFYAAITVITGLVLAGFAHVIIRWLKKRADATDTKLDDIILMTIGTPLVVAIITLSLYIALTSFDIVPESMNWLITDQVINAVFILFGAWIVSVFSYNLIHTYGVQIADKTETDLDDRLIPILEIAARYLIWFVAFLLILADFKIDITPFLAGAGIAGLALALAAQDILGNFFGGAIIAMDKPFKIGDRVKIDTFFGDVMSIGPRSTRIRTLDSQIVTVPNSKVTSSVVINYAMPDLHMKVRIPFSVAYGTDMEKVKTILLAIAREAAEMTTWVMTDPAPSVYFLEFGESSLNGQLILWTSNYDYAWDVQDYVNSLIAKRFTQEKIEIPFRQVDIRMRGPGAC, from the coding sequence ATGGATCACGGAATTTTTTATGCTGCGATAACCGTAATCACCGGCCTGGTTCTTGCAGGTTTTGCACATGTTATCATCCGGTGGCTGAAGAAGAGAGCAGATGCCACGGATACAAAACTGGATGACATCATCCTAATGACCATCGGTACTCCCCTCGTTGTTGCCATCATTACCCTGTCGCTCTATATCGCCCTTACTTCTTTTGATATCGTTCCTGAATCGATGAACTGGCTCATAACCGACCAGGTCATCAATGCAGTCTTTATCCTGTTCGGTGCATGGATTGTCTCGGTCTTCTCCTACAACCTGATTCATACGTATGGAGTCCAGATTGCCGATAAAACGGAGACCGATCTCGACGACCGGCTCATTCCGATACTGGAAATCGCAGCCCGGTACCTGATCTGGTTCGTAGCATTCCTGCTGATTCTTGCCGATTTTAAAATCGATATCACGCCATTCCTTGCCGGTGCCGGTATCGCCGGGCTTGCTCTCGCCCTTGCTGCGCAGGATATTCTTGGCAATTTCTTCGGAGGGGCGATCATTGCCATGGACAAACCATTCAAAATTGGCGACCGGGTCAAGATCGATACGTTTTTCGGGGATGTCATGAGCATTGGTCCCCGTAGTACCCGGATCAGGACTCTAGACAGCCAGATCGTAACGGTCCCGAATTCCAAGGTTACTTCAAGCGTTGTCATCAATTATGCCATGCCGGACCTGCATATGAAAGTCAGGATCCCGTTCTCGGTAGCCTACGGCACCGACATGGAGAAGGTAAAAACGATCCTTCTTGCCATCGCCCGAGAGGCTGCCGAGATGACCACGTGGGTGATGACCGATCCAGCCCCCTCGGTATATTTTCTTGAATTCGGTGAATCCAGCCTTAACGGGCAACTCATCCTCTGGACCAGTAATTACGATTATGCATGGGATGTCCAGGATTATGTGAACAGCCTCATCGCCAAGAGGTTCACGCAAGAGAAGATTGAGATCCCGTTCCGGCAGGTGGATATCCGGATGAGGGGCCCGGGTGCCTGCTGA
- the ablA gene encoding lysine 2,3-aminomutase encodes MTTAPDIPDRSRQTLPPLDPARRFSDLKKEMKSTVKDLVSIFKGHYQGAEAHGDPALIQKCLEPENTPEYWKDWRWQVRHVVRDLDTFQQLLGIKFSPVEREHLKKTIEKFPFSITPYYLSLIDVDDYKNDPIFKQAFPSPAELIVENYELADPLAEDKDSPCDCITHRYPDRVLFLVSNTCAMYCRHCTRKRKVGDRDSIPDRTKILEGIDYIRKNPQIRDVLLSGGDPFMLSDDYLDWILTEIRAIPHVEVIRIGTRVPVVLPFRVTDELVAVLKKHHPLWVNMQFNHPKEMTLSAQAAVARLADAGIPLGNQSVLLAGINDCPRIMKELVHQLVRNRIRPYYLYQCDLSEGISHFRTPISKGIEIMENLIGHTSGFAVPRYVVDAPGGGGKIPVFPNYLLTWSVHKVVLRNYEGMICTYQEPAHYERIFCNGDCIACKLQLNISRADESKVVGVAKLLADYDETTTLIPENTDRMERRHDENL; translated from the coding sequence ATGACAACTGCTCCCGACATCCCCGACCGGTCCCGGCAGACACTGCCCCCGCTGGATCCCGCACGGAGGTTTTCTGACCTGAAAAAAGAGATGAAAAGTACCGTTAAGGACCTTGTCTCAATCTTTAAAGGACACTACCAGGGCGCTGAGGCGCATGGCGATCCGGCACTGATCCAGAAGTGCCTGGAACCGGAAAATACCCCGGAGTACTGGAAAGACTGGCGCTGGCAGGTCCGGCACGTGGTCCGGGATCTCGATACCTTCCAGCAGTTGCTGGGAATTAAATTCAGTCCGGTGGAGCGGGAACATCTCAAGAAAACCATTGAGAAGTTTCCCTTCAGTATAACCCCGTATTATCTCTCGCTCATCGATGTGGACGATTATAAAAACGATCCCATATTCAAACAGGCCTTTCCCTCTCCCGCGGAACTGATTGTTGAAAATTACGAACTTGCGGATCCTCTGGCAGAAGACAAAGACAGCCCGTGCGACTGCATCACCCACCGCTACCCGGACCGGGTCCTCTTTCTGGTCAGCAACACCTGCGCTATGTACTGCCGTCACTGCACAAGGAAACGCAAAGTGGGCGACCGGGACTCGATCCCGGATCGGACAAAAATCCTCGAAGGGATCGATTACATCCGGAAAAACCCGCAGATCCGGGATGTCCTCCTCTCCGGGGGAGACCCGTTCATGCTCAGCGACGATTACCTGGACTGGATCTTAACGGAGATCCGGGCCATCCCCCATGTCGAAGTGATACGTATCGGAACAAGGGTCCCGGTAGTCCTGCCGTTCAGGGTAACGGACGAACTGGTTGCAGTGCTGAAAAAGCATCATCCGCTCTGGGTGAACATGCAGTTCAATCACCCAAAAGAGATGACCCTGTCTGCCCAGGCGGCCGTGGCCAGACTTGCCGATGCCGGTATCCCGCTTGGCAACCAGTCGGTTCTCCTTGCAGGCATCAATGACTGCCCGAGGATCATGAAAGAACTCGTCCACCAGCTTGTCAGGAACCGTATCCGCCCGTACTACCTGTACCAGTGCGATCTCTCGGAAGGTATCAGCCATTTCCGTACCCCTATATCCAAAGGCATCGAGATCATGGAGAACCTTATCGGCCACACGAGCGGGTTTGCCGTTCCGCGTTATGTAGTTGATGCACCCGGTGGCGGGGGAAAGATCCCGGTTTTTCCCAATTACCTGCTGACCTGGTCGGTCCACAAGGTCGTGCTCCGGAATTACGAGGGAATGATCTGCACGTACCAGGAACCGGCACACTATGAACGCATCTTCTGCAATGGTGACTGCATAGCCTGCAAACTCCAGCTGAATATCAGCCGCGCCGATGAATCAAAGGTTGTAGGTGTTGCAAAACTGCTCGCCGATTACGATGAGACAACGACCCTGATTCCGGAAAATACCGACCGGATGGAACGGAGGCACGATGAAAACCTGTGA
- a CDS encoding KamA family radical SAM protein, translating to MNTKYVTSISELDNMVGLAPKEREKMETVTDQFPFRSNEYYLSLIDWKDGHDPLRRIIVPDIRELKCGGSSDPSCEKEYTKKPGLQHKYDQTGLLLLTDVCGGICRFCFRKRLFMSCERETVKDVSENIDYIREHKEITNVLLTGGDPLMLETRQIEPVLRELRKIPHVNIIRIGSKMLAYNPYRILDDPALLGLLSRYSTPEKRIYLMAHFNHPRELTDVSRQAAEALRKAGVIVVNQTPILNGINHEPETLTTLFRQLSFAGISPYYVFQCRPTTGNHLFQIPVEQSYEILQKSYQACSGLAKRARFVMSHATGKIEIVGKTAGHVFMRYHQAANPANIGKFMVFHANPMARWFEDYRHAQTEFEPKKVWLF from the coding sequence ATGAATACGAAGTACGTTACATCAATTTCAGAGCTCGACAATATGGTCGGACTCGCTCCCAAGGAGCGGGAGAAGATGGAGACGGTGACCGATCAGTTCCCGTTCCGTTCCAATGAGTATTATCTCTCGCTCATCGACTGGAAGGACGGGCACGATCCGCTGCGCAGGATCATTGTTCCTGATATACGGGAACTTAAATGCGGAGGATCCTCGGATCCTTCATGTGAAAAAGAATATACCAAAAAACCCGGCCTGCAGCACAAATATGATCAGACCGGCCTTCTTCTTCTCACCGATGTCTGTGGCGGCATCTGCCGCTTCTGTTTCCGCAAACGCCTTTTCATGTCCTGCGAACGCGAGACGGTAAAAGACGTTTCGGAGAATATCGATTACATCCGGGAACATAAGGAGATCACCAACGTCCTTCTGACCGGTGGCGATCCCCTCATGCTCGAAACCCGGCAGATCGAACCGGTCCTCAGAGAACTCCGGAAGATCCCGCATGTCAATATCATCCGGATCGGCAGCAAGATGCTCGCTTATAACCCGTACCGGATCCTCGATGATCCCGCCCTTCTCGGTCTCCTTTCAAGATACAGTACCCCGGAAAAACGCATCTACTTAATGGCGCATTTCAACCATCCCCGCGAGCTGACCGATGTTTCAAGGCAAGCCGCCGAGGCGCTCCGAAAAGCCGGCGTCATCGTTGTCAACCAGACCCCCATCCTGAACGGGATCAATCATGAGCCGGAAACCCTGACCACTCTCTTCCGCCAGTTGTCTTTTGCAGGCATCTCGCCGTATTATGTCTTCCAGTGCCGGCCAACGACCGGCAACCATCTCTTCCAGATCCCGGTCGAACAATCCTACGAGATTCTCCAGAAATCGTATCAGGCCTGTTCAGGACTTGCGAAACGGGCACGTTTTGTCATGTCCCATGCAACCGGAAAGATCGAGATCGTCGGGAAGACTGCAGGTCATGTCTTCATGCGTTATCACCAGGCTGCCAATCCTGCAAATATCGGGAAATTCATGGTTTTTCATGCAAACCCGATGGCCCGGTGGTTCGAAGATTATCGTCACGCGCAGACCGAGTTCGAGCCGAAAAAAGTGTGGTTGTTTTAA
- the ablB gene encoding putative beta-lysine N-acetyltransferase, which produces MKTCDVVLHRGRSIIQHGHFNNRVYVLKLAMEEIPDIIRFADDIAHKEGYSKIFVKVPESAVEIFSSAGYIPEATVPFFFQGKESAVFMAKYTNPARKMIPDEEKIADTLSAAFGYSGERTPHSLPDGFSLMHAHAGDAADIAAIYRNVFRTYPFPIIDPDYIRETMQGSVRYYVIKKSHLLSSVASCDIDYGNRNAEVTDFATGPLFRGRGFASLLLHAMETDMKKEGILLAYTICRAGFGPINAIFAEAGYRYGGLLPNNTNICGSVESMNVWYKTLEAGHP; this is translated from the coding sequence ATGAAAACCTGTGATGTTGTCCTCCACCGGGGCAGGAGCATTATCCAGCACGGCCATTTCAACAACCGGGTCTATGTCCTGAAACTGGCTATGGAAGAGATCCCGGACATCATCCGGTTTGCCGATGATATTGCCCATAAAGAAGGATATTCCAAAATTTTTGTCAAGGTGCCGGAATCCGCAGTTGAAATTTTTTCCAGCGCCGGGTATATCCCGGAAGCAACAGTCCCGTTCTTCTTCCAGGGTAAAGAATCGGCAGTGTTCATGGCGAAATATACAAATCCGGCCCGGAAGATGATTCCCGATGAGGAAAAAATTGCCGATACACTTTCGGCAGCCTTCGGGTATTCCGGTGAAAGGACTCCTCACTCGTTGCCGGATGGGTTCTCACTCATGCATGCCCATGCAGGCGATGCTGCGGATATTGCTGCGATCTATCGCAATGTTTTCAGGACATACCCGTTTCCCATCATTGACCCCGATTACATCCGTGAAACGATGCAGGGATCAGTCCGGTATTACGTTATAAAAAAATCCCACCTCTTGTCTTCTGTTGCGTCCTGCGATATCGATTACGGGAACAGGAATGCTGAAGTGACCGATTTTGCAACAGGTCCGCTTTTCCGGGGCCGTGGTTTTGCAAGTCTGCTTCTCCATGCCATGGAGACCGATATGAAAAAAGAAGGGATTCTGCTTGCCTACACGATCTGCCGGGCAGGTTTCGGGCCGATCAATGCAATATTCGCCGAAGCGGGATACCGGTACGGCGGCCTGCTTCCCAATAATACCAACATCTGCGGTTCGGTGGAGAGCATGAATGTCTGGTACAAAACGCTGGAGGCGGGACATCCATGA
- a CDS encoding YkgJ family cysteine cluster protein, translating to MKRNVLHSAPDIPLPYQIVALMQERNRLFAYPLERLAIDIWGTRFRCDCCGKCCTRAVNQHIFLLDHDVAELKKIDPAAYEPAPDPEFCDQNGVFYVSGYALKMKNDGSGSCWFLENGKCGIYNHRFSGCRIYPHMLRRSAEPREQVVWKQFAHKNEHGRYDQPLSLNECLSIAREIKEYENAFLNQQIAFLEIIHEFFTLCELRHDPVVYRERMLAFCQGEPIDINVFDEGELKEYRISKK from the coding sequence ATGAAGCGTAATGTGCTGCATTCCGCTCCGGATATCCCGCTTCCCTACCAGATTGTTGCGCTGATGCAGGAGCGCAACCGTCTCTTTGCCTATCCTCTTGAACGACTTGCAATTGATATATGGGGGACCAGGTTCCGGTGCGACTGCTGCGGGAAGTGCTGCACCCGGGCAGTCAACCAGCACATCTTTCTGCTGGATCATGATGTGGCGGAATTAAAAAAGATCGACCCGGCGGCTTATGAACCTGCGCCGGATCCGGAATTCTGCGACCAGAACGGCGTGTTTTATGTTTCCGGGTACGCGCTTAAAATGAAAAATGACGGGAGCGGGTCCTGCTGGTTCCTTGAGAACGGGAAATGCGGAATTTACAACCATAGGTTTTCCGGCTGCCGCATCTATCCCCACATGCTCCGCCGCAGCGCTGAACCCCGGGAGCAGGTTGTCTGGAAACAGTTCGCACACAAAAACGAACACGGGCGGTATGATCAGCCATTGTCTCTCAATGAGTGCCTCTCGATCGCCAGGGAGATCAAGGAATATGAGAACGCGTTTCTCAACCAGCAGATAGCATTTCTTGAAATCATCCATGAATTTTTTACATTATGCGAACTGCGGCATGACCCGGTGGTTTACCGGGAGCGTATGCTGGCATTTTGTCAGGGAGAACCAATCGATATAAACGTGTTCGATGAAGGGGAACTTAAAGAGTACCGGATTTCAAAGAAATAG
- a CDS encoding DUF6544 family protein has product MYEELICGFILWIVIFIFIIVTGHEVFSIMVAEKSRNLRLVIHNAPLPATLRSPVKPEPVARYIAWAGGTNPKSFWCLHIRHAGRMRFGKTGRWMTMGGEMSLALAAPGFVWHATIACAPGIWLEAFDYYVRPDVGMHISLFSLLPLNNSQDPAMRTTFLSRYLASLPLFPMVHGTSDFIRWENIDDSTARAIIHDGENSAEAIVRFNGKGWIESITPDKKMHLSPGKPVAGPVDFRFSSYREMDGYRIPMQIASDVILPDGKTAFFEFSITEIEFDNVGRKHEA; this is encoded by the coding sequence ATGTACGAAGAGCTGATTTGCGGATTCATCCTGTGGATTGTCATATTCATCTTCATAATTGTCACAGGGCATGAGGTTTTCTCGATTATGGTTGCGGAAAAAAGCCGCAATCTCCGCCTTGTCATCCATAACGCCCCGCTGCCAGCAACCCTGCGGAGCCCAGTAAAACCCGAACCTGTGGCACGTTATATAGCATGGGCAGGGGGTACAAACCCAAAATCGTTCTGGTGTCTGCATATCCGGCATGCCGGCAGGATGCGGTTCGGGAAGACCGGGCGCTGGATGACTATGGGGGGAGAAATGTCTCTTGCCCTTGCAGCACCGGGTTTTGTATGGCACGCGACAATTGCCTGTGCTCCCGGTATCTGGCTTGAAGCCTTTGATTATTATGTTCGTCCTGACGTGGGAATGCATATCAGCCTGTTCTCGCTCCTCCCGCTGAACAATTCACAGGATCCGGCGATGAGGACCACCTTCCTCTCCCGGTATCTGGCGAGCCTGCCCCTGTTCCCGATGGTCCACGGCACTTCTGATTTTATCCGGTGGGAAAATATTGATGATTCGACAGCGAGGGCAATTATCCATGACGGGGAAAATTCAGCCGAAGCCATTGTCCGTTTCAATGGAAAGGGCTGGATCGAGAGTATCACGCCCGACAAGAAGATGCATCTGTCACCAGGAAAACCGGTTGCGGGTCCCGTAGATTTCCGGTTCTCTTCCTACAGGGAAATGGATGGTTACCGGATTCCTATGCAGATTGCATCCGATGTCATCCTCCCCGATGGGAAAACGGCATTTTTCGAATTTTCAATTACGGAAATTGAATTCGATAACGTGGGGAGGAAACATGAAGCGTAA